The following proteins come from a genomic window of Populus alba chromosome 12, ASM523922v2, whole genome shotgun sequence:
- the LOC118043936 gene encoding leucine-rich repeat extensin-like protein 4 → MKNKTPFPLHLSLVIAFFLGTVVCLSAAQQTPTISSYGGGLSDAEAMYIKKRQLLYYKDDFGDRGERVTVDPSLVFENPRLKNAYMALKAWKQAIFSDPLNLTANWVGSQVCNYEGVFCSRAPDNKTIRTVSGIDLNHGDIAGYLPEELGFLVDLALFHINSNRFCGTIPHKFKKLRLLFELDLSNNQFAGKFPKVVLKLPSLKFLDLRFNEFEGTVPKELFDKDLDAIFINHNRFVFDLPVNFGNSPVSVIVLANNKFHGCVPSSLGNMSNLNEIILMNNGFRSCLPAEIGLLKNLTVFDVSFNQLIGPLPDTIGGMVGLEQLNVAHNMLSGKIPASICQLPNLENFTVSYNFFTGEPPVCLSLLDFSDRRNCLPGRPEQRSAAQCKAFLSMPVDCSSFRCAPFVPSLPAPPPPSPPVPVLSPPPPVVIPKSPPPPPPPPSHPPPLVYSPPPPPPLYSPPPPPPPPPPPWIEPPPPIHYSPPPPPPPIHYSPPKPRPVHYRSPPPPSLLPPVNYRSPPPPSLPPPIPCENPPPPPPPIIYGSTPPPTPVYEGPLPPVTGVSYASPPPPPLY, encoded by the coding sequence ATGAAGAATAAGACCCCCTTCCCTCTTCATCTCTCCCTCGTCATTGCCTTTTTTCTAGGCACAGTTGTATGCCTCTCTGCTGCTCAACAAACACCAACTATCTCGAGCTATGGAGGAGGCCTCAGTGATGCTGAAGCTATGTACATCAAGAAGCGGCAGCTTCTTTACTACAAAGATGACTTTGGTGACAGAGGAGAGAGAGTCACAGTAGACCCATCTCTAGTTTTTGAGAATCCAAGACTTAAAAATGCTTACATGGCATTAAAAGCTTGGAAACAAGCCATTTTCTCAGACCCTCTAAATCTAACAGCCAATTGGGTTGGGTCTCAAGTTTGCAACTATGAGGGGGTTTTCTGTTCTCGAGCTCCAGACAACAAAACAATCCGTACAGTTTCCGGCATTGATCTCAACCATGGTGATATTGCCGGCTACTTGCCAGAGGAGCTTGGCTTCCTGGTGGATCTTGCATTGTTTCACATCAACTCCAACAGGTTTTGTGGGACTATACCTCACAAGTTCAAGAAACTGAGGTTACTCTTTGAACTGGATCTTAGCAACAACCAGTTTGCTGGGAAATTCCCAAAAGTTGTGCTCAAGCTACCTTCACTCAAATTCTTGGATCTGAGATTCAACGAATTTGAGGGCACTGTACCGAAAGAGCTATTTGATAAGGACTTGGATGCAATCTTTATCAATCACAATAGGTTCGTTTTCGATCTGCCTGTAAACTTTGGTAACTCCCCAGTATCAGTCATTGTTTTGGCAAACAACAAGTTCCATGGATGTGTGCCATCAAGCTTAGGTAACATGTCAAATCTCAATGAAATCATCCTCATGAACAATGGATTTAGATCTTGCTTGCCAGCAGAGATAGGTTTGCTTAAAAACCTGACAGTGTTCGATGTTAGCTTCAATCAATTGATAGGTCCATTACCTGATACAATTGGCGGGATGGTGGGTCTTGAACAGCTCAATGTAGCTCACAACATGCTCTCGGGGAAGATTCCGGCAAGTATTTGTCAGTTGCCGAATTTGGAGAACTTCACCGTCTCTTATAACTTCTTCACTGGAGAGCCACCAGTTTGCTTGAGTCTGCTGGATTTCAGTGACAGGAGAAATTGTTTGCCAGGAAGACCAGAACAGAGATCTGCAGCACAATGTAAGGCATTTTTGTCTATGCCTGTTGATTGTAGCTCGTTTAGATGTGCTCCTTTTGTTCCATCGTTGCCTGCTCCTCCTCCGCCTTCACCTCCAGTGCCAGTACTTTCACCTCCACCACCGGTTGTTATTCCAAagtcaccaccacctcctccaccaccaccttcaCATCCACCACCACTAGTATACTCTCCGCCTCCACCACCGCCATTGtattcaccaccaccaccaccaccgcccCCTCCCCCACCTTGGATAGAACCACCTCCACCAATACATTATAGCCCACCACCACCGCCTCCGCCAATACATTATAGCCCACCAAAACCACGTCCAGTTCATTATCGTTCACCTCCCCCACCATCACTGCTTCCACCAGTTAACTACCGTTCGCCCCCACCACCATCGCTTCCACCGCCAATTCCATGCGAAAACCCTCCACCACCACCCCCACCGATAATCTATGGAAGTACGCCCCCTCCGACTCCAGTGTATGAGGGGCCATTACCACCAGTCACAGGGGTGTCATACGcttcacctccaccaccaccctTGTATTGA